A genomic region of Desulfitibacter alkalitolerans DSM 16504 contains the following coding sequences:
- the pduB gene encoding propanediol utilization microcompartment protein PduB, with translation MEFDKILDRVVEEIKNQTSSGETVKASDGGYKSCGMTEFVGTAIGETIGLVIANLDPAIHEKMGIEKKYRSIGIIGARTGAGPQIMAADEAVKATNTEIVSIELARDTKGGAGHGCLIIFGAEEVSDARRAVEVTLKELDRTFGDVYANDAGHLELQYTARASCAIEKAFNAPAGKAFGLIVGAPAAIGVLMSDTAVKTANVEVVGYASPGKGTSYSNEVIIMVTGDSGAVRQAVIGAREVGLSLLNTMSAPAKSLTKPYV, from the coding sequence ATGGAATTTGACAAAATTTTAGATAGAGTTGTTGAGGAAATAAAAAACCAGACATCATCGGGAGAAACCGTAAAAGCAAGTGACGGTGGTTATAAAAGCTGCGGCATGACTGAATTTGTTGGAACTGCAATAGGAGAAACCATTGGTTTGGTTATAGCCAATCTTGATCCGGCTATTCATGAAAAAATGGGAATCGAAAAAAAGTATAGATCAATTGGTATTATAGGTGCCAGAACTGGAGCTGGACCACAAATCATGGCGGCAGATGAAGCCGTTAAGGCTACCAATACTGAAATTGTAAGCATTGAACTGGCCAGAGACACTAAAGGGGGAGCCGGTCATGGCTGCCTGATTATCTTTGGTGCTGAGGAAGTATCCGATGCGAGAAGGGCCGTTGAAGTAACTTTGAAAGAGTTAGACAGGACTTTTGGTGACGTTTATGCAAATGATGCTGGACATTTGGAGCTTCAGTATACTGCCAGGGCCAGCTGCGCTATAGAAAAAGCCTTTAATGCTCCAGCAGGAAAAGCCTTTGGTCTAATTGTGGGAGCCCCTGCAGCAATTGGAGTGCTCATGTCTGATACAGCAGTTAAGACTGCCAATGTAGAAGTAGTTGGCTATGCCAGTCCAGGAAAGGGCACCAGCTACTCCAATGAAGTTATTATAATGGTTACTGGAGATTCAGGGGCCGTTAGGCAGGCTGTTATAGGAGCCAGGGAAGTAGGATTAAGTTTGCTTAATACAATGTCTGCGCCTGCTAAATCCTTAACTAAACCATATGTATAA
- the eutM gene encoding ethanolamine utilization microcompartment protein EutM, which translates to MGHEALGLVETKGLVAAIEAADAMVKAANVSLVGYEKIGSGLVTVMVRGDVGAVKAATDSGSAAAKRVGEIISVHVIPRPHTDVEKILPKQDK; encoded by the coding sequence ATGGGTCATGAAGCATTGGGATTGGTTGAAACCAAGGGTTTAGTAGCAGCAATAGAGGCAGCCGATGCAATGGTAAAGGCTGCAAATGTAAGTTTAGTTGGCTATGAAAAAATTGGTTCCGGATTAGTAACTGTAATGGTTAGAGGTGACGTGGGAGCTGTAAAGGCAGCAACAGATTCTGGATCCGCTGCAGCAAAGAGAGTAGGTGAAATTATTTCTGTACATGTAATTCCAAGACCACACACAGATGTGGAAAAAATTCTTCCCAAACAAGATAAATAA
- a CDS encoding DUF1097 domain-containing protein: protein MPYLSLAIVIGVLAGIWTFVSGTFNILTWPAFVGWALFFFTGGNAEAIKKSVPPALSGIILGYLCVVLWGQIGGGLVMLAVLVAVIAFIMTYMINVPAFATAPAAFAACASYFGGGDPIAVGIPLFIGIGLGYLSVIVPDFFPPKVSGAQKENI, encoded by the coding sequence ATGCCGTATTTATCTTTAGCAATTGTAATAGGTGTCCTGGCAGGGATTTGGACATTTGTTTCAGGAACATTTAACATTTTAACATGGCCGGCGTTTGTTGGCTGGGCTTTGTTCTTCTTTACTGGTGGTAATGCCGAGGCTATTAAAAAGAGTGTTCCCCCAGCGTTGTCAGGTATTATCCTGGGTTATCTTTGTGTAGTTTTATGGGGTCAGATAGGCGGGGGATTAGTTATGCTTGCTGTTTTAGTTGCAGTTATCGCTTTCATAATGACATATATGATTAATGTTCCGGCCTTTGCAACTGCACCAGCTGCCTTTGCAGCCTGCGCATCATACTTCGGCGGTGGCGACCCCATTGCTGTGGGCATTCCATTATTTATAGGCATTGGTTTAGGGTATTTATCCGTCATTGTACCAGACTTTTTCCCACCAAAAGTATCGGGGGCACAAAAGGAAAATATCTAA
- a CDS encoding glycerol dehydrogenase, translated as MSKVMIAPGRYVQGAGAIAEVGKHISLLGKKALITGGNRGISCCKEAMELSLANAGVEWVFETFKGESSKQEVMRLKQVAEAKGADVIIGVGGGKALDTAKAVAHYMGIPVAIIPTIAASDAPCSALSVLYTEEGVFEEYLVLPTNPNLVLVDTAIIAKAPARLFVSGMGDALATWFEADACAKAFAGNLPGGSSTAAALALARLCYDLLLEYGLQAKLAIEKGVVTPAVEKIVEANTLLSGLGFESSGLAAAHAVHNGLTVLEKTHGEYHGEKVAFGTLVQLILEERSTAQINEVIDFCCSVGLPVTLKQIGIDEIKEDEIMSIAEASVVQGETIHNEPFPVNAEMVYAAILAADALGARALAGK; from the coding sequence GTGAGCAAGGTAATGATAGCACCAGGTCGTTACGTTCAAGGGGCGGGAGCAATAGCTGAAGTTGGAAAGCATATTAGTTTGTTGGGTAAAAAAGCTCTAATTACTGGAGGAAACAGAGGCATTAGCTGCTGTAAAGAAGCCATGGAGCTGAGTTTAGCTAATGCAGGTGTTGAATGGGTCTTTGAAACATTTAAAGGTGAGAGTTCCAAGCAGGAGGTCATGAGGTTAAAGCAGGTGGCTGAAGCTAAAGGTGCAGATGTGATCATAGGAGTAGGTGGCGGCAAGGCCCTTGATACTGCAAAGGCAGTTGCTCATTACATGGGAATCCCTGTCGCAATTATCCCAACTATTGCTGCCTCTGATGCACCATGCAGCGCACTATCTGTTCTTTATACCGAAGAAGGTGTATTTGAAGAATATCTGGTACTGCCTACCAATCCTAATTTAGTTTTGGTTGATACGGCTATAATTGCCAAAGCACCGGCAAGGCTGTTTGTGTCGGGAATGGGCGATGCACTAGCAACCTGGTTTGAGGCAGATGCATGTGCAAAAGCATTTGCAGGCAATCTTCCAGGTGGAAGTTCCACGGCGGCAGCCCTGGCATTAGCAAGGCTTTGTTATGATCTTTTATTAGAATACGGTCTTCAGGCTAAACTGGCTATTGAAAAGGGAGTTGTGACTCCGGCGGTAGAAAAGATTGTTGAAGCAAATACTCTTCTAAGTGGACTTGGTTTTGAAAGCTCGGGGCTTGCAGCTGCCCACGCAGTCCATAATGGTTTAACGGTTCTTGAAAAAACCCATGGTGAGTACCATGGCGAAAAGGTAGCCTTTGGGACACTAGTTCAACTAATACTAGAAGAAAGGTCAACAGCACAAATCAATGAGGTCATAGATTTTTGCTGTTCAGTTGGTTTACCAGTAACATTAAAGCAAATTGGCATAGATGAAATTAAAGAAGATGAAATTATGAGTATTGCTGAGGCATCTGTTGTCCAAGGAGAGACAATTCATAATGAGCCGTTTCCAGTTAATGCTGAGATGGTTTATGCGGCTATACTTGCGGCAGATGCCCTGGGCGCCAGGGCATTAGCTGGGAAATAG
- a CDS encoding response regulator translates to MNGNHEQLRILVVDDEWLEREAIPIMLKHYEDMYKVVGEAKNGKEAISTAAELKPDIILLDIKMPGIDGLTAASHIKKESPSSVIIFLTAYDQFEYAKEALKVGAMDYLIKPLGSKDLLEALNKAQVLIAQEKLRETEQLKLERQLKEALPWLRLNLGLSLAFGTWEERSRIERQADILQLEVLPQAAFGVYIEHNNLNDPLHTVSDLARYNLQQLIEDLLKKYSYGLCLPIGDKLLLGLLGTTTVDIEKDLYSIANEIIHNASEKLSLGVTVGLGNTCKDISEIPRSVWEAQLAADLGMFYLGSEHVVHIGELGERLNSIEMAQSTGDNNLVEALKQGNIGQVKVLFKHFLGQLSCDSNVDLYLVKARLINILIIFARSMGINLQGDQFGESSVYYDFARKIELCQSIDDLENWILELGETGLRIVNSTETKSVSSPIQKVLEYIEENYNSELTLSNLSKVIYLSPDYFSRIFKDQVGSTFSEYILKIRIEKAKELLNNLDIPVSEIGRKVGYSDPNYFSRVFTRAVGMPPSRFRQVICSHPKN, encoded by the coding sequence ATGAATGGTAACCATGAACAACTGCGGATACTTGTTGTTGATGATGAGTGGTTGGAAAGAGAAGCTATCCCAATTATGCTTAAGCACTATGAAGACATGTACAAAGTAGTTGGAGAAGCTAAGAATGGAAAAGAAGCTATCAGTACAGCTGCTGAACTCAAACCTGACATAATCTTGCTTGATATAAAAATGCCAGGTATTGATGGTTTAACCGCAGCCAGTCACATTAAAAAAGAATCACCCTCTTCTGTTATTATTTTTCTTACAGCGTATGATCAATTTGAGTATGCTAAGGAAGCACTTAAAGTTGGGGCAATGGATTATTTAATAAAGCCACTTGGTTCAAAAGACCTCCTAGAAGCGCTTAATAAAGCACAGGTATTGATCGCGCAAGAAAAATTGCGTGAGACAGAGCAGTTAAAACTTGAGCGCCAGCTTAAGGAGGCATTACCATGGCTTAGATTAAATCTGGGTTTAAGCTTAGCCTTTGGCACCTGGGAGGAAAGGTCAAGGATTGAAAGGCAGGCTGATATTTTACAGTTAGAAGTATTACCCCAGGCTGCCTTTGGAGTATATATTGAACATAATAATTTAAATGATCCTTTACATACTGTATCAGATTTAGCTCGTTATAATTTACAGCAATTAATTGAAGATCTACTTAAGAAATATAGTTACGGGCTGTGCTTACCCATTGGTGATAAGCTGTTATTGGGTTTATTAGGAACCACGACAGTAGATATTGAAAAGGATCTCTACAGTATAGCAAATGAAATAATACACAATGCTTCAGAAAAGTTGTCATTAGGAGTAACTGTTGGACTAGGAAATACATGTAAAGATATTTCCGAAATTCCCAGGTCCGTATGGGAGGCTCAATTAGCAGCTGACTTGGGTATGTTTTATCTAGGCTCTGAGCACGTAGTCCATATTGGGGAGTTAGGAGAAAGACTAAACAGTATAGAAATGGCCCAGAGTACTGGTGATAATAATTTAGTTGAAGCATTAAAACAAGGTAACATTGGTCAAGTGAAGGTGCTGTTCAAACATTTTCTAGGCCAGTTGTCTTGTGATAGTAATGTTGATTTATACTTGGTTAAGGCTCGTTTGATAAATATTTTGATAATATTTGCCCGTAGTATGGGTATTAATCTGCAAGGGGACCAATTCGGTGAATCTAGTGTCTACTATGATTTTGCGCGGAAAATAGAACTTTGCCAATCAATAGATGATCTTGAAAACTGGATTTTAGAACTTGGAGAAACTGGACTGCGGATCGTAAACTCAACGGAAACAAAATCAGTATCCAGCCCGATTCAAAAGGTCCTTGAATATATTGAGGAGAATTATAATTCTGAGCTTACCCTTAGTAATCTTTCAAAGGTGATTTATTTAAGTCCTGATTACTTTAGTAGAATTTTTAAAGACCAAGTCGGCAGCACTTTTTCAGAATATATACTTAAGATCAGGATTGAAAAGGCAAAAGAGTTATTAAATAATCTGGATATTCCGGTATCTGAAATAGGACGTAAGGTTGGTTATTCAGACCCCAATTACTTCAGCAGAGTCTTTACCCGTGCAGTAGGTATGCCGCCAAGTCGGTTCCGGCAGGTTATTTGCAGCCATCCAAAAAACTGA
- a CDS encoding sensor histidine kinase, whose translation MKDSIYGLKVDGYLREVIDISRLQEVIDKFSAATSMGAVVSDVDGIPITKPSNFTNFCRLIRSSKEGLKGCYKSDSIGGKIACKCRDINLYKCHCGLNDMATPLIIDDVYWGAVLSGQVLFEKPSPQKLRQIRQMAVKFDIDPDRLENAFKEIQVVSETTCRAAGELMQIVAKYIVEMSVSKITHQKFIQQVEDSAKKERVMHQLELSALQSQINPHFLFNTLNAISRLALIEGAGKTEEMIHALARLLRRTLQNIDKLAPLHEEIEYIENYLFIQKTRYGDQLDFRIEIEEDVLEVMIPIMTLQPIVENAIVHGIEPREDIGNITIEARKIEGMVCIKITDNGIGMDTERIMQSLDSSRSLAGLTKGLGLRSVKQRLKHCYNCNDFMEIFSEVGKGTIVTIWIPLQINNTKEMAVKK comes from the coding sequence ATGAAAGATAGTATTTATGGGTTAAAGGTAGATGGTTATCTAAGAGAAGTGATAGATATTTCGCGTCTTCAGGAAGTAATAGATAAATTCTCTGCGGCAACAAGTATGGGTGCGGTTGTGTCGGATGTGGATGGTATTCCTATTACAAAACCAAGCAACTTTACAAATTTTTGCCGTCTAATCCGTTCATCCAAGGAAGGGTTGAAGGGTTGTTATAAATCAGATAGTATTGGTGGAAAGATAGCTTGCAAATGTAGAGATATTAATTTATACAAGTGCCACTGTGGACTTAATGATATGGCGACGCCTCTTATTATTGATGATGTATATTGGGGAGCTGTTTTAAGCGGGCAGGTGCTTTTTGAAAAACCATCTCCTCAAAAATTACGGCAAATTCGCCAAATGGCCGTTAAATTTGATATAGACCCTGACAGGTTAGAGAATGCCTTTAAAGAAATACAAGTAGTATCAGAGACAACATGTAGAGCAGCTGGTGAGCTAATGCAGATAGTTGCAAAATACATTGTTGAAATGAGTGTCTCAAAAATAACTCATCAGAAGTTTATTCAACAAGTAGAGGATAGTGCTAAAAAAGAACGTGTTATGCATCAATTAGAACTTAGTGCCCTGCAGTCTCAGATAAACCCCCACTTTTTATTTAACACTCTCAATGCAATAAGTCGGCTTGCACTAATTGAAGGAGCTGGTAAGACGGAAGAAATGATACATGCACTGGCCAGATTATTGCGGCGTACTCTGCAAAATATAGATAAACTAGCACCTCTACACGAAGAAATAGAATACATAGAAAATTATCTGTTTATTCAGAAGACTCGTTACGGAGATCAATTAGATTTTAGAATAGAAATTGAAGAGGATGTTTTAGAGGTAATGATACCAATAATGACGTTACAGCCAATCGTAGAAAATGCTATTGTACATGGTATTGAGCCTAGGGAAGATATTGGAAACATAACAATAGAGGCTAGAAAGATCGAAGGCATGGTATGTATTAAGATAACTGATAACGGCATAGGAATGGATACAGAAAGGATAATGCAGAGCCTTGATTCTAGTCGATCGCTAGCAGGCCTTACAAAGGGGCTTGGGTTAAGGAGTGTTAAACAGCGTTTAAAGCATTGCTACAATTGTAATGATTTTATGGAAATTTTTAGCGAAGTGGGTAAAGGTACAATTGTCACCATATGGATTCCTCTCCAAATAAATAATACTAAAGAAATGGCTGTGAAAAAATGA